The DNA region AAATTTCTTgctttaatcattttaaaaaaattatattatctcacaaagaaaaatttattttaaaaatttattttatcacgagaataattgattattgtcaattgaaaTCTTGGctattttattcaacttttaaatcaaatgatgatgaagattaataatgtttaattAGCGATCATTTGTTGGCtgttatcatttaattatttttcacaacGATAGTAAAATTTCTTCAGCTTTTAATCTATAATCTTTCTGCTCATTCATATAACTTGCTCGTTTAATTAAGCACCAATTCATTGGCATTACACAGcatataatcattataaaatatataaaataataattattataatttttttatttcatgaatGAATGGTTAATATAGTTGTACGAACTTTTGCGCGGGGGATTACAAATGTATTTGCCTGggttaaatttgatgattaattattaatttcgaaataaagagtataatttagtttttgttttttattattgatttagaGCTAGATGATGGTGCGTATAATCCATTGTGGACCATGCGAGGTTTTACACAGACATTTCATTTTTGGAAAGAAACAAGGAGAGCACAATCAGTTCCattaaatgcatttttaaCTTATATTACTCTGCCATGGTGGAGCATAGCTaaaggtaattttttaattataaaatttcatttttaatttattgtaatttatggTGGTACATgtggacattttattttttatttacagatattCTAGATCATCGAGAAGACCCCATATTGACATTCTAAATGTAAAggaattgttttaaaattttttttacaagactaaataaattaaagacaaaaaaaagaaatggaatttttatgtgaaaattaATGATACTGATTAAatgtgatttaaataaatgaaaaaaaaataaatatataaatttgtgtttatagttttttattgtagagttatttttgaataaatttaaaaaaaaaataaagctattATTAGATGATAAAGATAGGTAGATGAATGAGGAAGagtggtgttttttttttagtgattCAAGGTAGATATTATCTCATTGAAATTCCATGTGAGATTACGTTGCAACAATGTAAGAGATGATTTGACACTTGAGTGAATTTCATGAATACAACAGGAGTCAATTTACAAGGAAATATTTACATGAacagaattaaaattacttaatACATTTTGATCATGAGTTACTTGTGGTTGATCAACCAACAATGTcaacaagaaaatttaaaaaaaaaaaagaaagaaatttttacaatagggatgaaaaaaaatattatttttatgtctcAAGGATTTTTCAAGGATAtggttttaaaatttcgaaattaatttacttttttttttcgaggaaatgtatatttatttaaactggatttataaatttaaacaagtacttgaaaaatttaatttaaatgcagTTTTTCGActgtgaaaaaatttatttgtgtacTATTTTTTGATGACAATATATTgctagatataaaaattattaaaaaataataaaattaaaaatatattgtgaagaaaaaaaaaattcatttcgaaatatttcgattatcatttggtaaaaaaaaattataaaaaaatcgtcATGATGATGCTGTAACTGGCGAAGGATAATCACCAAAATTAGTCCAAAGATGATTCCAAAATGATGGATTTGCATTTGGATTTGGCTTGACATTTCTAGGTGGAACAACTGTTGAATTCCAACGATGTAATTCACGCAACATACTCTCCAATAAATCTGGTCgtctaaaaaaacaattaaaaaatttaaaaattcataaacataattattaaatttgataaacttACTTAACagctaaattatttaattcacaaGGATCCAAATCAATATCAAAAAGACAAGGTGATCTTTGAGGATAACATTCTCTCAATGTTGAATCTTTTTTTCCACAATTAATTTGTGATTCTTTACGTAATTTAAATACAGCTTGTGGTGTTATTGAAAAACCAAGTGATGCAACAGCACGTCCAGCTTGACTCTGTACGACAGCATCAACATTGTAAGGCCAGTTCCAAGTTGACGACTCATACCACCCATCCCATTTACCCTGATAATTTGATcctacataaataaaaaaaaacacaattaaaaaaaggctaaaattaattttttaaatgtcacctttaattattttcatgttgtCACGTGTTACAGATGCAAAATATTGAGGATTTCCATCAATTGTATGAACAATTGTACGACGTGCTGGTGGTTTATCATTATTCAATGAATCCCAAACATCAAgaccatcaatattttttggtaGCTTTGTCTTATCACCACCAGCAAGACCAACAAATGTTGGTAGCCAATCAGtaatatgaatttttccaCGATATGTTCGTCCAGGACGTTTTAATAATGGTGACCAAATTAAACCAGCACCTCTGACACTacctaaaattatttatactatttaaaattgtccgctaataaatttattatgtggaaaatttgttattaaccTTCCCAAACATTTCCTTTTGTACCACGTAATGGAAAATTCGATGCTGCATTTGAATCGAAACCACTAGCAGCACCACCGTTGTCAGTTGTAAATACAATAATgctattatttaacattgaatttttctttaatgtatcaattattttaccaaCTGAATCATCAAGTTTACTCAACATTCCAGCAAATTTTTGACGTTGGTAATTTGTtatgttgttgaatttaatgattGAATCATCTGGAGCATTTAATGGCTTAAATGGATTGCCAGAATGAACAGCAGTATGTGCGAGATACAAAAATAATGGCTCACTTTTATTAtggttgtttattattttaacacttTCATCAGTAAATACATctgttgaatattttccatataaatCCCATGCTGGTTCAAGATTTCTTCTCATATCATGGCCCCATAGCTGTTTCTTTGttggtgaaaaaataatttgttggtgaaaagaaaaatatatttattgcatAAATTGACTCACTGAAAAACTTTTTTCCACAGCAACGTGATCGTAGTAATCTTGATGCCCAGTCCAAAATCCAAGATGTGATTCAAAGCCACGAAATAATGgtgtgtatttaattttataatgtcCCAGGTGCCATTTACCAACGATGTGATTACGATAACCAAAATCACGTAAATATTCgggtaataatttttcagataATGATAAACCCCAAGGTTCAGCTGCCATTAaaacctaaaaaataaaattcattatattattttttttaagaattggAATagaacattaattaaattttttttttttaatttaatttcaagagctttaattttttttttttgattaataacatttacataaaaaaataatgtaaaaattttatgattttttaaaataattaaatgacaaaagtaacattatttttgctttaattaattaaaattaaataactcgcgtaaaaataatttatttaatcaaaaataaaagccAATCAATTttgtctttaatttttaattatttttcttttcattttatcaattacaataatttttttttgagcttcaagataaattttttattccaaattGATATACTACAATTAATTTTCcctttatgataaaaattaattaataaaaatatataaattattaacaaatttattatgaaaattttgaagattatttttacttcTTAATACCTTGTGTTGCATTCCAGTATGAATTGGAAATTTTCCAGTCATCAATGCACTTCTTGAAGGTGTACAAAGTGGAGTAACATAATTTCTATCCAGTATAACACCTGTATAAGCAAGTGCATCAATATTATGCGTTTTGATATCACCCGAGCCATGATAACCCACATCATACCAGccctgataaaaataaaaaaaaacaatttaacaataattctaaatatagaaatacaaacaaagaaaataaatataaaataaaaatatcatcaacactTGTTTGATGTAACATGttcattttaaatgattataaaaaataaataaacaaaccaAATCATCAgcaagtataaatataatatgtggtaattttttacacattgtaattttaaaacaagacaatattattaataaaaataataacattgtattattattatatattcttataaataaattcgtaaTGTACTTGGTCAGTTTCATAGTGCAGACTGAATGACGATGACGATTACAATAGTATTTAAGCCCCGTTTGACTTTAATTTATCACCCCACTTTTAACTTAAATATACAGGGActtgtttaattgtttcaaTTGATACCCACGGacgtaaaatataaaaaaaacttcaatgagataattttaaatatttattaatttttttacatatttatataaaattattttttaattttaatattcattcaagtgtatgattttttttttttaagtttatgttgtaataaaatttttttaacaacaaacacTGCCGCAAAGTTTGAGTCATCATCACGTTTCATTAACAACTtgatattttatgaaattagcCCACCCAGATAAAGAAGCCTCAAAAtttcgagtaaaaaaaaaaccagataaCACATTGGTTATAGTACAGTACCAATAACCACATTGTAAATTACTGTTATATACCAGTATTTCGTTATCTGGGTTGTTTGtctgtttattgttattacctgtttgttaattttaaaaaaaatatttaataattattaagaatgtataaattgatataaaaaaaaaaataataagaataatctTGATGCATTTCTTGATAATAgtttgatggtttttttttattttatcttgtgggtatatattttttatttttatttttatcttaagaTTTCTTTGTGTTTGCATATTTAGATACACAGGtatcaagattatttttaggtattttttttcagtcaacATCTTGTAATATGtgtttgatttataaataaaaaaatggttcaattgaaaatcgaaatatcgaaatattttattgattaataattcgaaaaaaaaatttagaaaatagtatttcgaaattttaaataatagaataagCTAGTAAtttattactaattaattaattaaatttattaaatttattttctttatttaatttataaaaattgataatataaatttttaattttaattgttacataTTTATAATGCCATGAGACATTAATGACCAATGCAATTTTCGAAATTACTATTGaatgagaaattttaaatagtaattcAATTGATTTGCAATTTTGCATcaagttgatgatttttatttttatataggtatGATATCAAAGTGACTGTGGGAAttggtatttttcatttaacatctTGTAGACTAAAGGAAAAatgaaagtataaaaattaccaAGAATCATGA from Aphidius gifuensis isolate YNYX2018 linkage group LG5, ASM1490517v1, whole genome shotgun sequence includes:
- the LOC122856674 gene encoding arylsulfatase B isoform X1, coding for MKLTKYITNLFIRIYNNNTMLLFLLIILSCFKITMCKKLPHIIFILADDLGWYDVGYHGSGDIKTHNIDALAYTGVILDRNYVTPLCTPSRSALMTGKFPIHTGMQHKVLMAAEPWGLSLSEKLLPEYLRDFGYRNHIVGKWHLGHYKIKYTPLFRGFESHLGFWTGHQDYYDHVAVEKSFSKQLWGHDMRRNLEPAWDLYGKYSTDVFTDESVKIINNHNKSEPLFLYLAHTAVHSGNPFKPLNAPDDSIIKFNNITNYQRQKFAGMLSKLDDSVGKIIDTLKKNSMLNNSIIVFTTDNGGAASGFDSNAASNFPLRGTKGNVWEGSVRGAGLIWSPLLKRPGRTYRGKIHITDWLPTFVGLAGGDKTKLPKNIDGLDVWDSLNNDKPPARRTIVHTIDGNPQYFASVTRDNMKIIKGSNYQGKWDGWYESSTWNWPYNVDAVVQSQAGRAVASLGFSITPQAVFKLRKESQINCGKKDSTLRECYPQRSPCLFDIDLDPCELNNLAVKRPDLLESMLRELHRWNSTVVPPRNVKPNPNANPSFWNHLWTNFGDYPSPVTASS
- the LOC122856674 gene encoding arylsulfatase B isoform X2, whose protein sequence is MKLTKYITNLFIRIYNNNTMLLFLLIILSCFKITMCKKLPHIIFILADDLGWYDVGYHGSGDIKTHNIDALAYTGVILDRNYVTPLCTPSRSALMTGKFPIHTGMQHKVLMAAEPWGLSLSEKLLPEYLRDFGYRNHIVGKWHLGHYKIKYTPLFRGFESHLGFWTGHQDYYDHVAVEKSFSLWGHDMRRNLEPAWDLYGKYSTDVFTDESVKIINNHNKSEPLFLYLAHTAVHSGNPFKPLNAPDDSIIKFNNITNYQRQKFAGMLSKLDDSVGKIIDTLKKNSMLNNSIIVFTTDNGGAASGFDSNAASNFPLRGTKGNVWEGSVRGAGLIWSPLLKRPGRTYRGKIHITDWLPTFVGLAGGDKTKLPKNIDGLDVWDSLNNDKPPARRTIVHTIDGNPQYFASVTRDNMKIIKGSNYQGKWDGWYESSTWNWPYNVDAVVQSQAGRAVASLGFSITPQAVFKLRKESQINCGKKDSTLRECYPQRSPCLFDIDLDPCELNNLAVKRPDLLESMLRELHRWNSTVVPPRNVKPNPNANPSFWNHLWTNFGDYPSPVTASS